The proteins below come from a single Burkholderia sp. FERM BP-3421 genomic window:
- a CDS encoding D-amino acid dehydrogenase → MRVVILGSGVVGVASAYYLARAGHEVTVIDREVGPALETSFANAGQISPGYAAPWAAPGVPLKAVKWMFQKHAPLAIRLDGTRFQLQWMWQMLRNCTEARYAENKGRMVRLAEYSRECLQALRTDTGIEYEGRTGGTLQVFRTQQQLDGAAKDIAVLQDANVPYELLSPAELGRAEPALAAVSRKLTGGLRLPGDETGDCQLFTTRLAALAESLGVKFRYNTPIDALAVAGGKIAGVQCGAEMVRGDAYVVALGSYSTALLANLVKIPVYPLKGYSITAPIVDTAAAPISTVLDETYKIAITRFDQRIRVGGMAEIVGFDRRLLEARRETLEMCVNDLFPGGGDTSKATFWTGLRPMTPDGTPVVGRTPVSNLFLNTGHGTLGWTMSCGSGQLLADLMSGKKPAIQADDLSVHRYLRETVGQHRPAYA, encoded by the coding sequence ATGCGTGTGGTGATCTTGGGCAGCGGTGTGGTCGGCGTGGCAAGCGCCTATTATCTGGCGCGCGCCGGCCATGAAGTCACTGTGATCGATCGCGAGGTCGGCCCGGCGCTCGAAACCAGCTTCGCGAACGCCGGCCAGATCTCGCCGGGCTACGCCGCGCCGTGGGCCGCGCCGGGCGTGCCGCTGAAGGCCGTCAAGTGGATGTTCCAGAAGCACGCGCCGCTCGCGATCCGCCTCGACGGCACCCGCTTCCAGCTGCAATGGATGTGGCAGATGCTGCGCAACTGCACCGAGGCGCGCTACGCCGAGAACAAGGGCCGCATGGTGCGGCTCGCGGAATACAGCCGCGAATGCCTGCAGGCGCTGCGCACCGACACCGGTATCGAATATGAAGGCCGCACGGGCGGCACGCTGCAGGTGTTCCGCACCCAGCAGCAGCTCGACGGCGCCGCGAAGGACATCGCGGTGCTCCAAGACGCGAATGTCCCGTACGAACTGCTGTCGCCCGCCGAACTGGGCCGCGCCGAACCCGCGCTCGCCGCGGTGTCGCGCAAGCTCACGGGCGGCCTGCGGCTGCCGGGCGACGAAACCGGCGACTGCCAGCTGTTCACGACGCGCCTCGCCGCGCTCGCGGAGTCGCTCGGCGTGAAGTTCCGCTACAACACGCCGATCGACGCGCTCGCCGTGGCGGGCGGCAAGATCGCCGGCGTGCAGTGCGGCGCCGAGATGGTGCGCGGCGACGCCTACGTGGTGGCGCTCGGCTCCTACTCGACCGCGCTGCTCGCGAATCTCGTGAAGATCCCGGTCTATCCGCTGAAGGGCTATTCGATCACCGCGCCGATCGTCGATACGGCCGCCGCGCCGATCTCGACCGTACTCGACGAGACCTACAAGATCGCGATCACCCGCTTCGACCAGCGCATCCGTGTGGGCGGCATGGCGGAGATCGTCGGCTTCGACAGGCGGCTGCTCGAAGCGCGTCGCGAGACGCTCGAAATGTGCGTCAACGACCTCTTCCCGGGCGGCGGCGACACCTCGAAGGCGACCTTCTGGACCGGCCTGCGTCCGATGACGCCGGACGGCACGCCGGTGGTCGGCCGCACGCCGGTGTCGAACCTGTTCCTGAACACGGGCCACGGCACGCTCGGCTGGACCATGTCCTGCGGTTCGGGCCAGCTGCTCGCCGACCTGATGTCGGGCAAGAAGCCCGCGATCCAGGCGGACGACCTGTCGGTGCATCGCTACCTGCGCGAGACCGTCGGCCAGCACCGCCCCGCATACGCGTAA
- a CDS encoding CoA pyrophosphatase produces MTRRPIIDPEVLPVEATGSDLPAVAPRLLTPAGLRERFSQSLEWNREPDEVRLDGDPRSAAVLVPFVVREHGLTVLLTRRTAHLNDHAGQISFPGGRREPDDADARATALREAWEEIALDQERVEVLGALPDYLTGTGFCVAPIVALVHPPFTVQADTFEVAEIFEVPLAFLMNPAHHEVRVFRWEGGERRFFAMPYPDGRVDGHYFIWGATAGMLRNLYRFLTAA; encoded by the coding sequence TTGACCCGCCGCCCGATCATCGATCCCGAAGTTCTGCCCGTCGAAGCCACCGGCAGCGATCTGCCCGCCGTGGCCCCCCGCCTCCTGACGCCCGCCGGCCTGCGCGAACGCTTCTCGCAATCGCTCGAATGGAACCGGGAGCCCGACGAAGTGCGCCTGGACGGCGATCCGCGCAGCGCGGCCGTGCTGGTGCCGTTCGTCGTGCGCGAGCACGGCCTGACCGTGCTGCTGACCCGGCGCACCGCTCATCTCAATGATCACGCGGGGCAGATCAGCTTCCCCGGCGGGCGCCGCGAGCCCGACGACGCGGATGCGCGCGCCACCGCGCTGCGCGAGGCGTGGGAGGAGATCGCGCTGGACCAGGAGCGGGTCGAGGTGCTGGGCGCGCTGCCCGATTACCTGACGGGGACCGGATTTTGCGTGGCGCCCATCGTCGCGCTCGTGCATCCGCCGTTCACGGTCCAGGCGGACACCTTCGAAGTCGCCGAGATTTTCGAGGTGCCGCTCGCGTTCCTGATGAATCCTGCCCACCACGAGGTGCGCGTGTTTCGTTGGGAGGGCGGCGAGCGTCGTTTTTTCGCGATGCCGTATCCGGATGGGCGCGTCGACGGACATTACTTCATCTGGGGCGCAACAGCGGGTATGTTGCGCAATCTTTACCGCTTTTTAACGGCTGCCTGA
- a CDS encoding CobD/CbiB family protein has translation MTFFSVLLALIIEQVRALSPSNPVFALFQFHAETAAHGFDAGKKKHGVLAWLVVVLPWVLGVALVYFLLFKLSFVLAFLWNVVVVYFTLGFRQFSHYFTDIHLALNNDDVPRAREILHEWTGMDTVDMPVGEIVRHTLIHAVIASHRHVFGVFFWFVLPVGPAGAVLYRIAEYLARSWSVPADDRTAAFSNFAQRAFFVIDWVPARLTALGFAIVGNFEDAIYAWRNHTRQWPDPNDGVLLAAGSGALGARLAGPLAEPSGIDALAVGDSGPLTVGDDCTPRTLQSAVGLVWRAVILWMILLLMLTIAVWVS, from the coding sequence ATGACTTTCTTCTCGGTTCTCCTCGCACTCATCATCGAACAGGTCCGCGCGCTGTCGCCGAGCAATCCGGTCTTCGCGCTGTTTCAGTTCCATGCGGAAACCGCCGCGCACGGCTTCGACGCCGGCAAGAAAAAACATGGCGTGCTGGCCTGGCTGGTCGTCGTGCTGCCCTGGGTGCTGGGCGTCGCGCTCGTGTATTTCCTGTTGTTCAAGCTGAGTTTCGTGCTCGCGTTCCTGTGGAACGTCGTGGTCGTGTACTTCACGCTGGGTTTCCGCCAGTTCAGCCACTATTTCACCGACATCCATCTCGCGCTCAACAACGACGACGTGCCGCGCGCGCGCGAGATTCTCCACGAATGGACCGGCATGGACACGGTCGACATGCCGGTGGGCGAGATCGTCCGCCACACGCTGATCCATGCGGTGATCGCGTCGCATCGCCACGTATTCGGCGTGTTCTTCTGGTTCGTGCTGCCGGTCGGCCCGGCCGGCGCGGTGCTGTACCGGATCGCGGAATACCTGGCGCGCAGCTGGTCGGTGCCGGCCGATGACCGCACCGCGGCCTTCTCCAATTTCGCGCAGCGCGCGTTCTTCGTGATCGACTGGGTGCCGGCGCGCCTCACGGCGCTTGGTTTCGCGATCGTCGGCAATTTCGAGGACGCGATCTATGCGTGGCGCAACCATACGCGCCAATGGCCCGACCCGAACGACGGCGTGCTGCTGGCCGCCGGCAGCGGCGCGCTGGGTGCGCGCCTCGCGGGGCCGCTCGCCGAGCCGTCGGGCATCGACGCGCTCGCGGTCGGCGACAGCGGCCCGCTGACGGTCGGCGACGACTGCACGCCGCGCACGCTGCAGTCGGCTGTCGGGCTGGTCTGGCGCGCCGTGATCCTGTGGATGATCCTGCTGCTGATGCTGACCATCGCGGTGTGGGTGTCGTGA
- the trmD gene encoding tRNA (guanosine(37)-N1)-methyltransferase TrmD — MNQAQERAMQFDVVTLFPEMFRALTEWGITSRAVKQGRFGLRTWNPRDFTTDNYRTVDDRPYGGGPGMVMLAKPLEAAIGAAKAAQAEQGVAVSRVVMMSPQGAPLTHERVTRMANEPGVVLLCGRYEAIDQRLLDRCVDEEISLGDFVLSGGELPAMALMDAVVRLLPGVLNDAQSAVQDSFVDGLLDCPHYTRPEEYEGERVPDVLLGGHHAEIERWRRQQALSNTLKKRPDLIVQARRNKLLSRADEAWLASFPKEAKQTS; from the coding sequence ATGAATCAGGCTCAGGAGCGCGCGATGCAGTTCGATGTCGTCACGCTCTTTCCCGAGATGTTTCGTGCGCTGACCGAGTGGGGCATCACGAGCCGCGCGGTGAAGCAGGGGCGTTTCGGTTTGCGCACGTGGAATCCGCGCGATTTCACGACGGACAACTATCGCACCGTCGATGATCGTCCGTATGGCGGCGGTCCCGGCATGGTGATGCTGGCCAAGCCGCTCGAGGCGGCGATCGGTGCGGCGAAGGCCGCGCAGGCGGAGCAGGGCGTGGCGGTGTCGCGGGTGGTCATGATGTCACCGCAAGGCGCACCGCTCACCCACGAGCGCGTGACGCGGATGGCGAATGAGCCCGGCGTCGTGCTGCTGTGCGGCCGCTACGAGGCGATCGACCAGCGTCTGCTCGATCGCTGTGTCGACGAGGAAATCAGCCTCGGCGATTTCGTGCTGTCGGGCGGCGAATTGCCGGCGATGGCGCTGATGGACGCGGTGGTCCGGCTGCTGCCCGGCGTGCTCAATGATGCACAGTCGGCGGTGCAGGACAGTTTCGTGGACGGCCTGCTCGATTGTCCGCACTACACGCGCCCCGAGGAGTACGAGGGCGAGCGGGTGCCGGACGTGCTGCTCGGCGGCCATCACGCGGAAATCGAGCGCTGGCGTCGCCAGCAGGCGTTGAGCAATACGCTGAAGAAGCGTCCGGACCTGATCGTCCAGGCGCGTCGCAACAAGTTGTTGAGCCGGGCCGATGAGGCGTGGCTCGCAAGTTTCCCGAAGGAAGCGAAGCAGACCTCCTGA
- the rpsP gene encoding 30S ribosomal protein S16, protein MVIIRLARGGSKKRPFYNIVATDSRNRRDGRFIERVGFYNPVAEKGEALRIVQDRLAYWQGVGAQLSPTVERLVKQAQKAQPAA, encoded by the coding sequence ATGGTCATCATCCGTCTGGCTCGCGGCGGCTCGAAGAAGCGCCCGTTCTACAACATCGTCGCAACCGATTCGCGTAACCGTCGTGACGGCCGCTTCATCGAGCGCGTCGGCTTCTACAACCCGGTTGCCGAGAAGGGCGAAGCACTGCGTATCGTGCAAGATCGTCTGGCGTACTGGCAAGGCGTGGGCGCGCAGCTGTCGCCGACCGTCGAGCGTCTCGTCAAGCAAGCGCAAAAGGCGCAGCCGGCTGCCTAA
- a CDS encoding TM2 domain-containing protein, with protein MSSRPPRFRSKTLTAALAFLLGSLGAHRFYLYGWRDLAGWAHLLGTLIGIPGILLLIDSQRSATLGWWLAAPGAISLFAAFLAALVYGLRPDEKWDAQFNAETGRHSRSGWTVIFIVIFSLLIGAFLLMTALALSFQTYFEAQVEAAKQLSQ; from the coding sequence ATGTCCAGCCGCCCGCCCCGTTTCCGCTCCAAGACCCTCACGGCCGCGCTCGCCTTCCTGCTCGGCTCGCTCGGCGCGCATCGCTTCTATCTGTACGGCTGGCGCGATCTCGCCGGCTGGGCGCACCTGCTCGGCACGCTGATCGGCATCCCGGGCATCCTGCTGCTGATCGATTCGCAGCGCAGCGCGACGCTCGGCTGGTGGCTGGCGGCACCGGGCGCGATCTCGCTGTTCGCGGCGTTCCTCGCGGCGCTCGTCTACGGCCTGCGCCCCGACGAGAAATGGGATGCGCAATTCAATGCGGAAACCGGCCGCCACAGCCGCTCCGGCTGGACCGTGATCTTCATCGTGATCTTTTCGCTGCTGATCGGCGCGTTTCTGCTGATGACGGCCCTCGCCCTGTCGTTCCAAACCTACTTCGAGGCCCAGGTCGAAGCGGCAAAGCAGCTTTCGCAGTAA
- the rimM gene encoding ribosome maturation factor RimM (Essential for efficient processing of 16S rRNA) — protein sequence MSDHDSGSAKGARGRTPFGVFVRKPVERASEQGVAGGEHTSVETAQAWPDDAVEVGAVVDAYGLKGWVRIAAHAGAGRGGDALLKARHWWLEQKGGARAGMRVSQAKTHGDSVVAHLAGLDDRDAALAMRGTRVFVGRGDFPALAADEFYWVDLIGLDVVNEAGVALGEVADMIDNSVHSIMRITYPSTGKDGRPVTGERLIPFVGVYVKTVDQAARRIVVDWEADY from the coding sequence ATGTCGGATCACGATTCCGGTAGCGCCAAGGGCGCGCGCGGGCGAACGCCGTTTGGCGTGTTCGTCCGCAAGCCCGTCGAGCGCGCGTCCGAACAGGGCGTCGCGGGCGGGGAACACACGAGCGTCGAGACGGCGCAGGCCTGGCCCGACGATGCGGTCGAGGTCGGCGCGGTCGTCGATGCGTACGGCCTCAAGGGCTGGGTCAGGATTGCGGCCCATGCCGGGGCGGGGCGAGGCGGCGATGCGCTCCTCAAGGCCCGTCACTGGTGGCTGGAGCAGAAGGGCGGTGCGCGTGCCGGCATGCGCGTGTCCCAGGCGAAGACGCATGGCGACTCGGTCGTCGCGCATCTCGCCGGCCTGGATGACCGCGATGCGGCGCTGGCGATGCGCGGTACGCGCGTGTTCGTGGGCCGCGGCGATTTTCCGGCGCTGGCCGCCGATGAATTCTACTGGGTGGATCTGATCGGTCTCGACGTCGTCAACGAAGCGGGTGTTGCGCTTGGCGAGGTCGCCGACATGATCGACAACAGCGTGCATTCGATCATGCGGATCACCTACCCGTCGACCGGCAAGGATGGTCGGCCGGTGACCGGCGAGCGGCTGATCCCGTTCGTCGGCGTGTATGTCAAGACGGTGGATCAGGCGGCGCGGCGGATCGTGGTCGACTGGGAAGCCGATTACTGA
- a CDS encoding putative signal transducing protein yields the protein MRLKAPDLATAQHWANVLSAAGIGCELHNRYATGALGGIPADQCGPEIWLDDERDEALARRLIDAAARGPRADAAPWRCGRCGETLEAQFTECWRCGAARDPRDG from the coding sequence ATGCGACTGAAAGCCCCCGATCTCGCGACCGCCCAGCACTGGGCCAACGTGCTGAGCGCGGCCGGCATCGGCTGCGAATTGCACAACCGCTATGCCACGGGCGCGCTCGGCGGAATCCCGGCCGACCAGTGCGGCCCCGAGATCTGGCTCGACGACGAACGCGACGAAGCGCTCGCGCGGCGCCTGATCGACGCCGCCGCACGGGGCCCGCGCGCGGACGCCGCGCCGTGGCGCTGCGGACGGTGCGGCGAGACGCTCGAGGCGCAGTTCACCGAATGCTGGCGCTGCGGCGCGGCGCGCGACCCGCGCGACGGTTGA
- a CDS encoding Lrp/AsnC ligand binding domain-containing protein, producing MRTQRQPVRALDKLDRRILKLLQDDGRMAMKDLAEQVGLTVTPCIERVRRMERDGVITGYHARVDPGQLGAALLVFVEITLDHKNGSMFEQFRREVMKIDEVLECHLVSGDFDYLIKARIGEMADYRKLLGDILLQLPGAVQSKSYVVMEEIKETLTISVDE from the coding sequence ATGAGAACTCAACGCCAACCGGTGCGCGCGCTCGACAAGCTCGACCGCCGCATCCTGAAGCTGTTGCAGGACGACGGTCGCATGGCGATGAAGGACCTCGCCGAGCAGGTCGGCCTGACGGTCACGCCATGCATCGAACGGGTGCGCCGGATGGAGCGCGACGGCGTGATCACCGGCTACCACGCGCGGGTCGATCCGGGGCAGCTGGGCGCCGCGCTGCTGGTGTTCGTCGAGATCACGCTGGACCACAAGAACGGCAGCATGTTCGAGCAATTCCGGCGGGAGGTCATGAAGATCGACGAGGTGCTCGAGTGCCATCTGGTGTCGGGGGATTTCGACTACCTGATCAAGGCGCGCATCGGCGAGATGGCCGACTATCGGAAGCTGCTCGGCGATATCCTGCTGCAGCTGCCCGGGGCCGTGCAGTCGAAGAGTTATGTCGTGATGGAGGAGATCAAGGAGACGCTGACGATCTCGGTCGACGAGTAG
- a CDS encoding PA0069 family radical SAM protein, whose translation MSDRSDVEYPIAPPAPRKGRGAVGNLQGRYEVLQREQVDDGWTPSDDELPPALRTQVFEERAKSILTRNASPDIPFSVSLNPYRGCEHGCIYCFARPTHSYLGLSPGLDFESRLYAKVNAAELLKREFAKKHYIPEPIALGVSTDAYQPVERDLRITRQVIQVMHDHGQPFAAITKSSLIERDLDLLAPMAARGQVMAAVTITTLDAELARALEPRAATPARRLRTIRALRDAGVPVGVSIAPVIPFVTEPDLERVLEACAEAGATHASYIVLRLPWEVAPLFKEWLAAHFPDRADRVMSRVRDMRGGKDYESAFGQRMKGEGIWADLLRQRFQQAVKRLGLNVRRGGALDMSLFRMPDKPRAAAPFKAARDAAQLSLFSE comes from the coding sequence ATGAGCGATCGATCCGATGTCGAGTACCCGATTGCGCCGCCCGCGCCCCGCAAGGGGCGCGGGGCGGTCGGCAATCTGCAGGGGCGTTACGAGGTGCTGCAGCGCGAGCAGGTCGACGACGGCTGGACGCCATCCGACGACGAACTGCCGCCCGCGCTGCGCACGCAGGTGTTCGAGGAGCGCGCGAAGAGCATCCTCACGCGCAATGCGTCGCCGGACATTCCATTCAGCGTGTCGCTCAACCCGTACCGGGGGTGCGAGCATGGCTGCATCTATTGCTTCGCGCGGCCGACGCATAGCTATCTGGGTCTGTCGCCGGGGCTCGATTTCGAAAGCCGCCTCTATGCGAAGGTGAACGCAGCCGAATTGCTCAAGCGCGAATTCGCGAAGAAGCACTACATCCCCGAGCCCATCGCGCTCGGCGTCAGCACCGACGCCTACCAGCCGGTCGAGCGCGACCTGCGCATCACGCGGCAGGTCATCCAGGTGATGCACGACCACGGGCAGCCGTTCGCGGCGATCACGAAATCCTCGCTGATCGAGCGCGATCTCGATCTGCTCGCGCCGATGGCCGCGCGCGGGCAGGTGATGGCCGCGGTCACCATCACGACGCTCGATGCCGAACTCGCGCGTGCGCTCGAGCCGCGGGCCGCGACGCCCGCGCGGCGGCTGCGCACGATCCGCGCCTTGCGCGACGCGGGCGTGCCGGTCGGCGTCAGCATCGCGCCCGTGATCCCGTTCGTCACCGAGCCCGATCTCGAGCGCGTACTGGAGGCGTGCGCGGAAGCGGGCGCGACGCATGCGAGCTATATCGTGCTGCGCCTGCCCTGGGAGGTCGCCCCCCTGTTCAAGGAGTGGCTGGCCGCGCATTTCCCGGATCGCGCGGACCGAGTGATGAGCCGCGTGCGCGACATGCGCGGCGGCAAGGATTACGAGTCGGCGTTCGGCCAGCGGATGAAGGGGGAAGGGATCTGGGCCGACCTGTTGAGGCAGCGCTTCCAGCAGGCGGTCAAGCGGCTCGGCTTGAACGTGCGCCGGGGCGGCGCGCTCGACATGTCGTTGTTCAGGATGCCGGACAAGCCGCGTGCGGCGGCGCCGTTCAAGGCGGCGCGCGACGCTGCGCAATTGAGCCTGTTTTCCGAGTAG
- the rplS gene encoding 50S ribosomal protein L19, which yields MNLIAKLEQEEIERALAGKTIPEFAPGDTVIVNVNVVEGTRKRVQAYEGVVIAKRNRGLNSAFIVRKISSGEGVERTFQTYSPLLASIVVKRRGDVRRAKLYYLRERSGKSARIKEKLVSKDRTAAAPQA from the coding sequence ATGAATCTGATCGCAAAACTTGAGCAGGAAGAAATCGAGCGCGCGCTCGCAGGCAAGACCATCCCCGAATTCGCCCCCGGCGATACGGTGATCGTGAACGTGAATGTGGTTGAAGGTACCCGCAAGCGCGTCCAGGCCTACGAAGGCGTCGTGATCGCGAAGCGCAACCGTGGCCTCAACTCGGCCTTCATCGTCCGCAAGATTTCGTCGGGCGAAGGCGTCGAGCGTACGTTCCAGACCTACTCGCCGCTGCTGGCGAGCATCGTCGTGAAGCGTCGCGGTGACGTGCGTCGCGCGAAGCTGTACTACCTGCGCGAGCGTTCGGGCAAGTCGGCCCGGATCAAGGAAAAGCTGGTGTCGAAGGATCGCACCGCTGCCGCTCCGCAAGCGTAA
- a CDS encoding PQQ-dependent sugar dehydrogenase: protein MFAASLARAALPIERLTLPPGFHVEVLADDVPTAREMAWSPRGILYVGSTDGRVHALTLRDGRVAAHQVIASGLSMPVGVAYRNGDLYVSAISRILRFDGIDNRLAAPPEPAVVTDALPTERHHGWKFIAFGPDGKLYVPTGAPCNICLADRDRYAMIGRMNPDGSGYEPYVRGVRNSVGFAWHPVTHALWFTDNGRDLLGDDRPDDTLNRAPRAGLDFGYPFCHAGDVPDPEFGQGHDCARYAPPALKLGAHVAALGMRFYTGAMFPASYRNSIFIAEHGSWNRSRKVGYRVVRVTAGADGQRARQEVFIAGWLGADDSAWGRPADVLPLPDGSLLVSDDHAGAIYRVTYAAP from the coding sequence ATGTTCGCCGCGTCGCTCGCGCGCGCCGCCTTGCCCATCGAGCGCCTGACCCTGCCGCCCGGCTTCCACGTCGAGGTGCTGGCCGACGACGTGCCGACCGCACGCGAGATGGCCTGGTCGCCGCGCGGCATCCTGTACGTGGGCAGCACCGACGGTCGCGTGCACGCGCTGACGCTGCGGGACGGCCGGGTCGCCGCGCACCAGGTGATCGCCTCGGGGCTCTCGATGCCGGTCGGCGTCGCCTATCGGAACGGCGATCTCTATGTATCGGCGATCTCGCGCATCCTGCGCTTCGACGGGATCGACAACCGGCTCGCCGCGCCGCCCGAACCGGCCGTCGTGACCGACGCGCTGCCGACCGAACGCCATCACGGCTGGAAGTTCATCGCGTTCGGCCCCGACGGCAAGCTGTACGTGCCGACCGGCGCGCCCTGCAATATCTGTCTCGCGGACCGCGACCGCTACGCGATGATCGGGCGCATGAACCCCGACGGCAGTGGGTACGAGCCTTACGTGCGCGGCGTGCGCAATTCGGTCGGCTTCGCGTGGCACCCGGTCACGCACGCGCTCTGGTTCACCGACAACGGCCGCGACCTGCTCGGCGACGATCGCCCCGACGACACGCTGAACCGCGCGCCGCGCGCGGGACTCGATTTCGGCTATCCGTTCTGCCATGCGGGCGATGTGCCGGACCCGGAATTCGGCCAGGGCCACGACTGCGCGCGCTACGCGCCGCCCGCGCTGAAGCTCGGCGCCCACGTGGCGGCCCTCGGCATGCGCTTCTATACCGGCGCGATGTTCCCGGCCAGCTATCGCAACAGCATCTTCATCGCCGAGCATGGCTCATGGAACCGCAGCCGCAAGGTCGGCTATCGCGTGGTGCGGGTGACCGCGGGCGCGGATGGCCAGCGCGCGCGCCAGGAAGTGTTCATCGCCGGATGGCTCGGCGCCGACGACAGCGCCTGGGGCCGGCCGGCCGACGTGCTGCCGCTGCCCGACGGCTCCCTGCTCGTCAGCGACGACCACGCCGGCGCGATCTACCGGGTCACCTATGCGGCACCTTGA
- a CDS encoding acyl-CoA dehydrogenase, with protein MSYHAPVKDMLFVMKELAGLDAVARLPGFEDAGFETARAVLEESAKFCGEVLAPLNVEGDRNPSSWKDGAVTATPGFGEAFRQFVEGGWQGLQHPTEYDGQGLPKLVATPCIEMLNAANLSFALCPLLTDGAIEALLTAGTDAQKQRYVPKLISGEWTGTMNLTEPQAGSDLALVRSRAEPRADGSYQVFGTKIFITWGEHDMAENIVHLVLARTPGAPEGVKGISLFIVPKFLVNEDGSLGARNDVQCVSIEHKLGIKASPTAVLQYGDHGGAVGYLVGDENRGLEYMFIMMNAARFGVGMQGVGVAERAYQKAAAFAKERVQSRPVDGSARQSVTIIHHPDVRRMLATMRALTEGARALAYVAAAHSDHAHRHPDETERARHQGIYEYLVPVVKGWSTEMVNEVASLGVQVHGGMGFIEETGAAQYYRDARILAIYEGTTAIQANDLVGRKTQRDGGAVAQALLAEVRKTVEALGAQEGAAFASMRTQLARGAQSLAAVVEYVVVTAKRDPNAVFAGSVPYLKLAGIVLGGWQMGRALLAAHRERESDPAFHDAKIAIAQFYAEHLLTQAGGLEAAVLSADSAGGVLALSEDQF; from the coding sequence ATGAGCTATCACGCCCCCGTCAAGGACATGCTGTTCGTGATGAAGGAATTGGCCGGCCTCGACGCGGTTGCGCGGCTGCCGGGCTTCGAGGACGCCGGTTTCGAGACGGCGCGGGCGGTGCTGGAGGAATCGGCGAAGTTCTGCGGGGAGGTGCTGGCGCCGCTGAACGTGGAGGGCGACCGCAATCCGAGCAGCTGGAAGGACGGCGCGGTGACGGCGACGCCGGGTTTCGGCGAGGCGTTCCGGCAGTTCGTGGAAGGCGGATGGCAAGGATTGCAACACCCGACCGAATACGACGGCCAGGGGTTGCCGAAGCTGGTGGCGACGCCGTGCATCGAGATGCTGAACGCGGCGAACCTGTCGTTCGCGCTGTGCCCGCTGTTGACGGACGGCGCGATCGAGGCGCTGCTGACGGCGGGCACGGACGCGCAGAAGCAGCGCTACGTGCCGAAGCTGATTTCGGGCGAGTGGACGGGGACGATGAACCTGACGGAGCCGCAGGCGGGCTCGGATCTGGCGCTGGTGCGGTCGCGGGCGGAGCCGCGGGCGGACGGGTCGTACCAGGTGTTCGGCACGAAGATCTTCATCACGTGGGGCGAGCACGATATGGCGGAGAACATCGTGCACCTGGTGCTGGCGCGCACGCCGGGCGCGCCGGAAGGGGTGAAGGGGATTTCGCTGTTCATCGTGCCGAAGTTCCTGGTGAACGAGGACGGCAGCCTGGGGGCGCGCAACGACGTGCAGTGCGTGTCGATCGAGCACAAGCTCGGGATCAAGGCGAGCCCGACGGCGGTGCTGCAATATGGCGATCACGGCGGCGCGGTGGGGTATCTGGTGGGCGACGAGAATCGCGGGCTGGAGTACATGTTCATCATGATGAACGCGGCGCGGTTCGGGGTGGGGATGCAGGGCGTCGGGGTGGCGGAGCGGGCGTACCAGAAGGCGGCGGCCTTTGCGAAGGAGCGGGTGCAGAGCCGGCCGGTGGACGGTTCGGCGAGACAGTCGGTCACGATCATCCATCACCCGGACGTGCGGCGCATGCTGGCGACGATGCGGGCGCTGACGGAAGGCGCGCGGGCGTTGGCGTATGTGGCGGCGGCGCACAGCGACCACGCGCATCGTCATCCGGACGAGACGGAGCGTGCGCGCCACCAGGGGATCTACGAATATCTGGTGCCGGTCGTGAAGGGCTGGAGCACGGAGATGGTGAACGAGGTGGCGAGCCTGGGCGTGCAGGTGCACGGCGGGATGGGCTTCATCGAGGAGACGGGTGCGGCGCAGTACTACCGCGACGCGCGGATCCTGGCGATCTACGAAGGGACGACGGCGATCCAGGCGAACGATCTGGTGGGCCGGAAGACGCAGCGCGACGGCGGGGCGGTGGCGCAGGCGCTGCTGGCGGAGGTGCGCAAGACGGTAGAGGCGTTGGGCGCGCAGGAAGGCGCGGCGTTCGCGTCGATGCGCACGCAGCTGGCGCGCGGCGCGCAGTCGCTGGCGGCGGTGGTGGAGTACGTGGTGGTGACGGCGAAGCGTGATCCGAATGCGGTGTTCGCGGGCAGCGTGCCGTACCTGAAGCTGGCGGGGATCGTGCTGGGCGGCTGGCAGATGGGGCGTGCGCTGCTGGCGGCGCATCGCGAGCGTGAATCGGACCCGGCATTCCACGACGCGAAAATCGCGATCGCGCAGTTCTACGCGGAGCACCTGCTCACGCAGGCGGGCGGCCTGGAGGCGGCGGTGCTGTCCGCCGACAGCGCGGGCGGCGTGCTCGCGCTGAGCGAGGACCAGTTCTGA